GGAATCTATTTGCAATATTTATTGTAAAATGTTTCCATAGCTGAATATGGGACAATGGGGTACTTTTCTCTATACATTCTTAAAAGTTCGGAATCAAAAAACGGTCGTCTTTTGGTAATTAACTCTCTAAACATTCTTTCTTTACAGTAAACAACTCTGAAAAAATAACTATCGTCATCTTCATTTTGAGTGCCATCATCGTATTTAAACCATGCTTGTATGGTATCTTGAGTTCTAACTAAAGACAAAGTATCTAAAAAAAACTTCACTTTTTCTTTTCCATTTATTTTTTCATCTAATAGAATCCATCTGCTCTCATTTCTATTTTCTTCCTTTAAGAAATCCTTACTTAATAAATCACTATCCCGTATTATAGGTTTTTGCAGTTCTTTTTTTTCTTCCTTATTACAACCGAAACTGATCAGTAATAACATTAAAGAAATTAATGAAAGAATTTTAAGATTTATTTTCATAGACTTTTATTTTGTAAAAAAAGTATTCATAAATCTCTTTGATTTACGGAAGTAGCTACTCCAGATTACCCAATAAACAGTTAAAGTAATAATATTTATTATAGTACTACTTAATATATTTGAAGAAGTGTCACTTAACTTTTTGTAATAAATGCTAGAGGTGATGGATGAATAAAGCAATAAATTTGAAAATATTACAGCAAGAATTGTAAAAAAAATATATTTATTAAATTCTTTTCTGAATTTAATATTTTTTGAAAAGAAAAGATAATGTACATATGATAAATATAAAAAAACTATTATTCTCACCATAAATGCAATATTAAGAAAAATGGAATTATAAGGGACTGAATTTTTATCAAGGTTGTCCTGAAAAATAGAAATTTCTCCTAAATTAGCAAAAGCACTCATTAGACTTAATACTAAGCATATAGAAAAAAATAAAAGCCATCCCTTTATACCTACTAAAGTTTCGTCTACAACAATTATTTTGTTAGACGCTTTACATTCACTACAAATAAAGTTTTTGCTTGCAATATCTTGATTAGTTATTTCAAAAGTTTTTTTGCATTTGAAACAAGTTCCTAACGAACCATTGAGAACGCATGTTCCTTCCCACTCGGCTGTATTTTCAAACATATATTTATTTTTTATCAAATTAGTTATAATTAATATGTTTTAAAATAGAAAACATTTTTATCTTAAATTTTAACTTTAATATCTCATCCATTCTGCTTATTTCTATTTATAACAAAAATTACTTATGAATAAATTTTCAGTCTCAGGCAATATTGTCGATGTTGTTAACAATAAAATTTTTCCCGGAACGATAAACGTATCGGGTGAGAAAATAGAATCAATCACAGAAACTCCCAACGAAAAATATAATAATTATATCATTCCGGGATTTGTAGATGCGCATGTTCACGTAGAGAGCTCAATGCTTATCCCTTCAGAATTTGCAAGACTTGCCGTTGTGCAGGGTACAGTTGCAACAGTTTCCGACCCGCATGAAATAGGAAACGTGCTCGGCATTGACGGAGTGCGTTATATGATTGCGAACGGGAAACTTGTTCCTTTCAAATTTTACTTCGGAGCATCGCCGTGTGTACCTGCCACAACTTTTGAAACTGCCGGAGCACACATTACACCTAATGACATAAGAAAATTGTTTGCAGAAGATAAGCTTGTTTATCTGAGTGAGATGATGAACTTCCCTGGAGTTCTTTACGGCGATAAAGAAGTGATGGAAAAGATTGCAATTGCTAAAGAGTTTGGCAAGCCGATTGACGGACACGCTCCCGGCTTACGAGGCGA
The genomic region above belongs to Bacteroidota bacterium and contains:
- a CDS encoding DUF2569 family protein, coding for MFENTAEWEGTCVLNGSLGTCFKCKKTFEITNQDIASKNFICSECKASNKIIVVDETLVGIKGWLLFFSICLVLSLMSAFANLGEISIFQDNLDKNSVPYNSIFLNIAFMVRIIVFLYLSYVHYLFFSKNIKFRKEFNKYIFFTILAVIFSNLLLYSSITSSIYYKKLSDTSSNILSSTIINIITLTVYWVIWSSYFRKSKRFMNTFFTK